From Leptolyngbya sp. KIOST-1, one genomic window encodes:
- a CDS encoding M15 family metallopeptidase — MKPYQAILIRDCGEPMVPIPSDRVALVQPHPYQVLGAPYGDQSPYCLRSGVLAALLQAQARLQQRQPGWKIQVFDAFRPLAVQQFMVDRTYGEQVQARGWRAEALTTVQREAVMAEVIQFWAVPSDDPATPPPHSTGAALDVTLVDASGAAVNMGSPIDEVSPRSHPDHFAASSVAIEQRFHAHRTLLNQVMAAAGFCRHPNEWWHFSLGDQLWAWQRQQETGRQDFLAHYGRASVDLWVQ, encoded by the coding sequence ATGAAACCTTACCAAGCTATTTTGATCCGCGATTGTGGCGAACCGATGGTGCCGATTCCGAGCGATCGCGTTGCCCTGGTGCAGCCCCATCCCTACCAGGTGCTGGGCGCCCCCTATGGGGATCAATCGCCCTACTGCCTGCGCTCGGGGGTACTGGCGGCCCTGCTCCAGGCCCAAGCCCGGCTCCAGCAGCGGCAGCCGGGCTGGAAAATTCAGGTGTTTGACGCCTTTCGGCCCCTGGCGGTGCAGCAGTTCATGGTCGATCGCACCTATGGAGAGCAGGTGCAGGCTCGGGGCTGGAGGGCCGAAGCGCTGACAACGGTCCAGCGCGAGGCGGTGATGGCGGAGGTGATTCAGTTCTGGGCGGTGCCCAGCGATGACCCGGCCACTCCCCCACCCCACAGCACCGGGGCGGCCCTGGATGTCACTCTGGTGGACGCCAGCGGAGCAGCGGTGAATATGGGGTCCCCCATTGACGAGGTGTCGCCGCGATCGCACCCCGACCACTTTGCCGCCAGCTCTGTCGCTATTGAGCAGCGGTTCCACGCCCACCGCACGCTGCTAAACCAGGTGATGGCCGCAGCCGGGTTTTGTCGCCACCCCAACGAGTGGTGGCATTTCTCCCTGGGGGATCAGCTGTGGGCCTGGCAGCGGCAGCAGGAAACCGGCCGCCAAGACTTTTTGGCCCACTATGGGCGAGCCTCGGTAGACTTGTGGGTACAGTGA
- a CDS encoding LysR family transcriptional regulator, translated as MVQQSPSMKGITLHQMEVFEAVARHGSYTRAAEELYLTQPTVSIQVKQLSKIIGLPLVEMVSKKLYLTKAGDALLATCRQVLSQLSTLDETLVALQDLELGTIRIATVESGKTALVQQLKPFLDRYPGLELSMHVGNHDQLLERLQNNEDDIYLFGLPPALNGVEVFPCMDVPLHIVAHCQHPLAGQAAVTPQQLAQESWILNEPGTASRQLLEAFFAAQSIKVRRRLELSSTEAIKASIRAGLGIAVLPASSLSPQDLDTDLAILPVAEFSLRKQWHLAHLKGKCLSPGAAVFLDYVLERF; from the coding sequence ATGGTTCAGCAGTCGCCCAGCATGAAGGGCATCACCCTTCACCAGATGGAAGTTTTTGAAGCGGTTGCTCGCCACGGCAGTTATACCAGAGCGGCCGAAGAGCTGTACTTAACCCAGCCAACGGTTTCGATTCAGGTCAAGCAGCTGTCTAAGATCATTGGCCTCCCCCTGGTGGAGATGGTGAGTAAAAAGCTTTACCTGACCAAGGCAGGGGATGCCCTGTTGGCCACCTGCCGCCAGGTTTTGAGTCAGCTGTCCACCCTAGATGAGACCCTGGTCGCTTTACAGGATCTGGAGTTGGGAACGATAAGAATTGCCACGGTGGAAAGCGGCAAAACAGCTCTGGTGCAGCAGCTCAAGCCGTTTCTAGACCGCTACCCTGGCCTGGAGCTATCGATGCACGTGGGCAACCACGATCAGCTGCTGGAGCGTCTGCAAAACAATGAAGACGATATCTACCTCTTTGGCCTGCCCCCGGCGCTCAACGGAGTTGAGGTATTTCCCTGTATGGACGTGCCGCTGCACATTGTAGCCCACTGTCAGCACCCCCTGGCAGGGCAGGCGGCGGTGACTCCGCAGCAGCTGGCCCAGGAATCCTGGATTTTAAATGAGCCGGGAACAGCCAGCCGTCAGCTGCTGGAAGCGTTTTTTGCGGCTCAGTCGATCAAGGTGCGCAGACGCCTGGAGCTGAGCAGCACTGAGGCGATTAAGGCCAGTATCCGGGCTGGCTTGGGGATTGCGGTGCTGCCCGCGTCGAGTTTGTCGCCCCAGGACCTTGACACTGACCTGGCTATTTTGCCGGTGGCAGAATTTTCCCTGCGGAAGCAGTGGCACCTGGCGCACCTCAAGGGCAAGTGCCTGTCGCCAGGGGCGGCGGTCTTTTTGGACTACGTACTAGAGCGGTTTTGA
- a CDS encoding response regulator transcription factor, which translates to MSDQAGNILLVDDEPGLREAVQAYLEDSGFTVRAASNAKEGWDLLQQEIPDVLISDIMMPQVDGYAFLAQVRDDIRFKGLPVLFLTARGMTSDRIQGYNSGCDAYLSKPFDPEELVAVVSNLIGRRAAQTPEAGDIPDIAVMARQIEEIKAMLSQKGGIAKVASDIRIDLTPREQSVLDLVAEGLMNKEIASRLDTSVRNVEKYVSRLFSKTGTNSRTELVRFALEHGMVTT; encoded by the coding sequence ATGTCTGATCAAGCCGGAAATATTCTACTGGTAGACGACGAGCCCGGTCTACGGGAGGCGGTGCAGGCCTACCTGGAGGACAGCGGCTTTACCGTGCGGGCGGCCAGCAATGCCAAGGAAGGCTGGGACCTGCTCCAGCAGGAAATCCCCGACGTGCTGATCTCCGACATAATGATGCCCCAGGTCGATGGCTACGCCTTTCTGGCCCAGGTGCGCGACGACATTCGCTTCAAGGGCCTGCCGGTGCTGTTTTTGACCGCTAGGGGCATGACCAGCGATCGCATTCAGGGCTACAACTCAGGCTGCGATGCCTACCTTTCTAAACCGTTCGACCCTGAGGAACTGGTGGCGGTGGTCAGCAACCTGATCGGTCGTCGCGCCGCCCAAACCCCAGAGGCGGGCGATATTCCCGATATCGCCGTCATGGCCCGCCAGATCGAAGAGATCAAAGCCATGCTGAGCCAGAAGGGCGGCATTGCCAAGGTCGCCTCCGACATTCGCATCGACCTCACCCCCCGCGAGCAAAGCGTGCTGGATCTGGTGGCCGAAGGGCTGATGAATAAAGAAATCGCCAGCCGCCTCGATACCAGCGTCCGCAATGTGGAGAAGTACGTCAGCCGTTTGTTCAGCAAAACCGGCACCAACAGCCGCACGGAACTGGTGCGGTTTGCCCTGGAGCATGGGATGGTGACAACGTAG
- a CDS encoding DUF6713 family protein, with protein sequence MQNLLFYLGFATLMAHELDAMTQAEWRLLFVLRRLPEATAETAFVLVHIPLVAGLLWLTNHEAPGVKHWSRIAIAAFLAIHAGLHKRLDHHPLYSFDSALSMGLIYGGGVLGLLYLGAVFVSRSRQSVPAQNEV encoded by the coding sequence ATGCAAAATCTGCTGTTTTATCTGGGCTTCGCCACCCTGATGGCCCACGAACTCGACGCCATGACCCAGGCCGAGTGGCGACTGCTGTTTGTGCTGCGCCGTCTGCCCGAGGCTACCGCCGAAACCGCCTTTGTGCTGGTGCACATTCCCCTGGTGGCGGGGCTGCTGTGGCTGACGAACCATGAAGCCCCAGGAGTCAAGCACTGGTCCAGAATTGCGATCGCAGCCTTCCTCGCCATTCACGCTGGCCTGCACAAGCGGCTCGACCACCATCCCCTCTACAGCTTCGACTCGGCTCTCTCCATGGGTTTAATCTACGGCGGCGGGGTGCTTGGCTTGCTCTACCTGGGGGCGGTTTTTGTCAGCCGTTCAAGGCAGTCCGTGCCAGCTCAGAATGAGGTGTAG
- a CDS encoding DUF3181 family protein: MSEASTARAIEALAAAIGDKVYLDIAKWHLYLGDAKLHTALAEKLYPLVTENEVTESAVADILASTPVTIGGGQKTVPMADLIPAASQRDLLEAIADYQRDL, translated from the coding sequence ATGTCTGAAGCATCTACTGCCCGGGCGATCGAGGCCCTGGCCGCAGCCATTGGCGACAAGGTGTACCTCGATATCGCCAAGTGGCACCTGTACCTGGGCGATGCCAAGCTGCACACCGCCCTGGCCGAAAAGCTCTACCCCCTGGTGACGGAGAATGAGGTGACCGAATCCGCCGTGGCCGATATTCTGGCCAGCACCCCCGTCACCATTGGCGGCGGTCAAAAAACGGTGCCGATGGCAGACCTGATTCCAGCGGCTAGCCAGCGCGATCTGCTGGAGGCGATCGCCGACTACCAGCGCGACCTGTAG
- a CDS encoding 2TM domain-containing protein encodes MPPRWPRKPTREDPAYRKLEDRINFAVHVAAFIAVNSGLWFFHTLNPAWVPWVAKVTLTWLPVLVGHGVYIFAIADYSPVPLSPTAKPDPNGES; translated from the coding sequence ATGCCGCCCCGTTGGCCCCGCAAACCGACCCGAGAAGACCCCGCCTACCGCAAGCTGGAAGACCGCATCAACTTTGCGGTGCATGTGGCGGCGTTTATTGCCGTCAACTCTGGGCTGTGGTTCTTTCACACCCTCAATCCGGCCTGGGTGCCCTGGGTGGCCAAGGTAACGCTGACCTGGCTGCCGGTGCTGGTGGGCCACGGCGTTTATATCTTCGCGATCGCAGACTATTCCCCCGTGCCGCTGTCGCCCACGGCCAAACCTGACCCCAACGGAGAGTCCTAG
- a CDS encoding TrmH family RNA methyltransferase produces MPLSRRQYLNLPRHSLVVCAALVENPINLGMLCRTAEAFRLEALVLKTLALAQDRKFRQGAVATHQWQPLVECALERLPQWLDGQRQRGYTPIALDLQPQAMPLPEMRFPKRTVLVLGRELTGIPPTVAAACDQAVTIPQYGVVQSLNVQTAAALAIYAYLGQWGMVASPLAPTPLE; encoded by the coding sequence ATGCCCCTATCCCGCCGCCAGTACCTCAACCTGCCCCGCCACTCCCTGGTGGTCTGCGCGGCGCTGGTCGAAAACCCGATCAACCTGGGCATGCTGTGCCGCACTGCCGAAGCCTTTCGGCTGGAAGCTCTGGTGCTCAAGACATTGGCCCTGGCCCAAGACCGCAAATTTCGCCAGGGGGCGGTGGCGACTCACCAGTGGCAGCCCCTGGTGGAATGCGCCCTGGAGAGGCTGCCCCAGTGGCTGGATGGTCAACGGCAGCGGGGCTATACCCCGATCGCCCTCGATCTTCAGCCCCAGGCTATGCCCCTACCTGAAATGCGCTTCCCAAAGCGGACGGTGCTGGTTCTGGGGCGCGAGCTGACGGGCATTCCCCCGACTGTAGCGGCGGCCTGCGACCAGGCGGTAACGATTCCCCAGTACGGGGTGGTACAGTCGCTGAATGTGCAGACGGCGGCGGCCCTGGCTATCTACGCCTACCTTGGCCAGTGGGGAATGGTGGCGTCGCCTTTAGCCCCCACACCTTTAGAATAG
- a CDS encoding DUF3386 domain-containing protein encodes MVGTQLAARDFFRAAYENRYTWDAAFPGYTADVTFTHNGTTYSGQAKVSADLKPEVSGISDDSAQKAVHGQLFEVSIHRVRRAFEDSHGQNTFSYGETLADGSVEILMGGKAEGDRYQVKDNEVSMVHRHIHGVVVTIHTYSSHDTGAGYLSHRYDSVYHDPKTGEQKGGLSNFEDEYTDVGGYYILSRRAIETATDSGTDVQEFVFSNIALLNA; translated from the coding sequence ATGGTTGGAACTCAGCTTGCCGCGCGGGACTTTTTTCGGGCGGCCTACGAAAACCGCTATACCTGGGATGCGGCCTTCCCAGGCTATACCGCCGATGTCACCTTTACCCACAACGGCACAACCTACAGCGGCCAGGCCAAAGTCAGCGCCGATCTCAAGCCTGAAGTCAGCGGCATCAGTGACGACTCGGCCCAAAAAGCGGTGCACGGTCAATTGTTCGAGGTCTCCATTCACCGCGTTCGGCGCGCATTTGAAGACTCCCACGGCCAAAACACCTTTAGCTACGGCGAGACCCTGGCCGATGGGTCAGTGGAAATTTTGATGGGGGGTAAGGCCGAGGGCGATCGCTACCAGGTCAAGGACAACGAAGTCTCCATGGTGCACCGCCACATTCACGGCGTGGTGGTCACCATTCACACCTACAGCAGCCACGACACCGGGGCGGGCTACCTGTCCCATCGCTACGACTCGGTCTACCACGACCCCAAAACCGGGGAGCAAAAGGGTGGGCTGAGCAACTTTGAGGACGAGTACACCGATGTTGGCGGCTACTACATCCTCTCGCGTCGCGCCATTGAAACCGCCACCGACAGCGGTACCGATGTGCAGGAGTTTGTCTTCTCGAACATTGCGCTGCTGAACGCCTAA
- a CDS encoding pyridoxal phosphate-dependent decarboxylase family protein, with protein sequence MPHLPALPVEAFVNPWGRNREAVEALLQQVAAQILDYLAGAGDQVPLPTVHSIPFEGIPEQPMAFASLLDAVGEVMAQSMNPAHPGYLGHMDPLPSTASIVGDWVAAALNNNMLSVEMSPALSRLEPELLAEIARLFGLGETAGGVLTSGGTLANLQALTVARNVQLDCLYQGLADQPPPVIFASELAHTSIQKAGMVLGLGLNGVVLVPTDDRARMDVSALEAKIQAAIAQGQRPFAVVATAGTTVTGTIDPLPEIAAIARAYGLWLHVDAAYGGAIAFSPTHRHRLAGIEQADSITFNPQKWLYVTKTCASVLFRDLGLLHSHFRVSAPYMNTEADWTNLGELSVQGTRHTDVLKLWLTLAHLGKTGCAALIDASYALADHVVAQVRQRPYLALASDPDMNLVCFRGCPPELSPEQWDGWNAGLQQYLLQYHQTFLSLPVFRGQRWLKAVLLNPFTTAAQISHLFLAVDDYRRKGQP encoded by the coding sequence ATGCCACATTTACCCGCTCTCCCTGTCGAAGCCTTTGTCAATCCGTGGGGCCGCAATCGTGAAGCCGTTGAGGCGTTGTTGCAGCAGGTGGCAGCGCAAATTCTCGACTACCTGGCCGGGGCTGGGGATCAGGTACCGCTACCGACGGTTCATAGCATCCCGTTTGAAGGTATTCCTGAACAGCCGATGGCGTTCGCCTCCCTGCTCGATGCGGTGGGTGAGGTAATGGCCCAGTCGATGAACCCGGCCCACCCCGGCTACCTAGGGCATATGGATCCGCTGCCCAGTACAGCTTCTATCGTCGGCGACTGGGTGGCAGCAGCGCTGAACAACAACATGCTGAGTGTGGAGATGTCACCAGCTCTGTCGCGGCTGGAGCCTGAGCTGCTGGCGGAGATTGCCCGGCTGTTTGGTCTGGGCGAAACCGCCGGGGGAGTATTGACCAGCGGCGGCACCCTGGCCAACCTCCAGGCCCTGACCGTGGCCCGCAATGTGCAGCTCGACTGTCTCTACCAGGGGCTGGCGGACCAGCCGCCGCCCGTGATCTTTGCCTCGGAGCTGGCCCACACCTCGATTCAAAAGGCGGGCATGGTGCTGGGACTGGGGCTAAACGGGGTCGTGCTGGTACCCACCGATGACCGGGCTCGCATGGATGTGTCGGCCCTGGAGGCCAAAATTCAGGCCGCGATCGCCCAGGGGCAGAGGCCCTTTGCCGTGGTAGCAACGGCGGGGACAACGGTGACTGGCACCATTGACCCGCTGCCCGAGATTGCTGCCATTGCCCGAGCCTACGGTCTGTGGCTGCATGTGGATGCGGCCTACGGCGGCGCGATCGCCTTTTCCCCCACCCACCGTCACCGCCTGGCGGGTATTGAGCAGGCCGACTCGATCACCTTCAACCCGCAAAAATGGCTGTACGTCACCAAAACCTGTGCCTCGGTGCTGTTTCGCGATCTGGGACTGCTGCACAGCCACTTTCGGGTGTCGGCCCCCTACATGAACACCGAAGCCGACTGGACCAACCTGGGAGAACTGTCGGTGCAGGGCACCCGCCACACCGACGTACTGAAGCTATGGCTAACCCTGGCTCACCTGGGCAAGACTGGTTGCGCCGCCCTGATCGACGCCAGCTATGCTCTGGCGGATCACGTTGTCGCCCAGGTGCGCCAGCGCCCCTACCTGGCGTTGGCGAGCGATCCTGATATGAACCTGGTCTGCTTTCGGGGCTGCCCCCCAGAACTTTCCCCGGAGCAGTGGGACGGGTGGAACGCTGGCCTGCAGCAGTATCTGCTTCAGTACCACCAAACGTTTCTATCGCTGCCGGTGTTTCGCGGCCAGCGATGGCTGAAAGCGGTACTGCTCAACCCATTCACCACGGCAGCCCAGATCAGCCACCTGTTTTTGGCCGTGGATGACTACAGGCGGAAGGGGCAACCGTAG
- a CDS encoding anti-sigma factor, giving the protein MSRSISPEQLQSLLAGYVLYDLSPEESATLAQLLAADPSLQQDIDQMQQALEAAYDGDRISPPAHLRQAVLAAADRADGVAGAPRAAAPVRPGPAALEPEGRSRPWNLALGAAAAIITGLSLSNLLLWRTLQLERASRPSGEPISIVLDAPDNAALGQAQVVINPETLEGSLIGENLPPLEPGTVYVLWTVVNPNAPVTVDEKNAILTTVFTVDEQGNVSQPIDLPAVFRRDRALVQAVAITQERADAPQEHLSSPILIQPF; this is encoded by the coding sequence ATGAGCAGGTCTATCTCACCCGAACAACTGCAATCCCTGCTGGCGGGCTACGTGCTCTACGACCTCAGCCCTGAGGAATCGGCGACCCTGGCTCAACTGTTGGCCGCTGACCCCAGCTTGCAGCAGGACATTGACCAGATGCAGCAAGCCCTGGAGGCCGCCTACGATGGCGACCGCATCAGCCCGCCGGCCCACCTGCGGCAAGCGGTGCTGGCCGCTGCGGACCGCGCCGATGGAGTCGCAGGAGCCCCACGGGCGGCAGCTCCAGTGCGCCCTGGGCCTGCTGCCCTTGAGCCAGAGGGGCGATCGCGCCCCTGGAATCTGGCCCTGGGAGCGGCGGCGGCCATCATCACCGGGTTAAGCCTCAGCAACCTCTTGCTCTGGCGCACGCTCCAGCTAGAACGGGCCAGTCGCCCCAGCGGCGAACCGATCTCGATTGTGCTGGATGCTCCTGACAACGCAGCCCTGGGACAGGCTCAGGTGGTGATCAACCCTGAGACCCTGGAGGGATCTTTGATTGGGGAGAATTTGCCCCCCCTGGAACCGGGCACGGTGTACGTGCTGTGGACGGTGGTAAACCCCAATGCCCCGGTGACTGTAGATGAAAAAAATGCCATTCTGACTACGGTGTTTACCGTGGATGAGCAGGGTAACGTGAGCCAGCCGATTGATCTTCCGGCCGTATTCCGCCGCGATCGCGCCCTGGTGCAGGCGGTGGCCATCACCCAGGAACGGGCCGATGCGCCCCAGGAGCACCTGTCGTCGCCAATTTTGATTCAGCCGTTTTAG
- a CDS encoding sigma-70 family RNA polymerase sigma factor: MDFEQLISTDASLLSDADLWLGLKAGHTGALGPLYDRHGGLVYGVALKVLGNAEEAEDLTQDIFIKLTQSTAYDPQRGSFRTYLAILTRSRAIDRLRSRQAARDSIARLGASPIPQVPTPTEALTQSESTEEIRAALAQLSTSQQQILRLAYYEGLTQATIAEQLDTPLGTVKTHSRRGLLKLRQILQERWGN; this comes from the coding sequence ATGGATTTTGAACAGCTGATCTCGACAGACGCCAGCCTGCTGAGCGATGCAGATCTGTGGCTGGGCCTGAAGGCTGGTCATACCGGGGCCCTGGGTCCACTGTACGATCGCCACGGGGGGCTGGTCTACGGGGTGGCCCTGAAGGTGTTGGGCAACGCCGAAGAAGCAGAGGACCTGACCCAGGACATCTTTATCAAGTTGACCCAGTCCACGGCCTACGACCCCCAGCGCGGCTCCTTTCGCACCTATCTGGCTATTCTGACGCGATCGCGGGCGATCGATCGGCTGCGATCGCGTCAGGCTGCCCGCGATTCGATTGCTCGCCTGGGGGCCAGCCCGATACCCCAGGTTCCCACCCCCACCGAAGCCCTGACCCAGAGCGAAAGCACCGAGGAAATTCGGGCGGCGCTGGCCCAGCTCTCGACCAGTCAGCAGCAAATTCTGCGGCTGGCCTACTATGAGGGTCTGACGCAGGCAACCATTGCTGAACAGCTCGACACGCCGCTGGGCACCGTCAAGACCCATTCTCGCCGAGGCCTGCTGAAGCTGCGGCAAATTCTCCAGGAGCGTTGGGGGAACTAA
- a CDS encoding CHRD domain-containing protein, translated as MVLFLYSPLVSRGVAQSPLGAPRATLAAPAEASFAVGQQLDANLAAATAPLLAQGPSSGSIVTYIAMLSSQNVVPNAPMTEARGVVGAALAGDRLVVRGSFRELSSALRDYATDPVDPPNPNITSAFHIHRGSPSENGPFQYALEVTMNSTGRGGSATGDYRLTPEQIQALQNGLLYVDLHTTRNRGGELRGILMPA; from the coding sequence ATGGTCCTTTTCCTGTACTCTCCGCTGGTCAGCCGAGGGGTGGCCCAATCGCCCCTGGGGGCTCCCAGGGCGACCCTGGCTGCCCCCGCTGAAGCGAGCTTTGCGGTGGGGCAACAGCTGGATGCCAACCTGGCGGCGGCAACGGCTCCTCTGCTGGCCCAGGGCCCGTCTTCGGGCTCCATTGTCACCTACATAGCCATGCTCAGCAGCCAGAATGTAGTGCCCAACGCACCGATGACCGAGGCCCGGGGGGTTGTTGGTGCGGCGCTGGCGGGCGATCGCCTGGTGGTACGGGGCAGCTTTCGGGAACTGTCCAGCGCCCTGAGGGACTATGCCACCGATCCCGTCGATCCCCCCAACCCCAACATCACCTCCGCCTTCCACATCCACCGGGGTAGCCCCAGCGAGAATGGGCCGTTCCAGTACGCCCTGGAGGTCACGATGAACAGCACCGGCCGGGGCGGTAGCGCCACGGGCGACTACAGGCTGACCCCGGAGCAGATTCAGGCGCTGCAAAATGGCCTGCTGTACGTCGATCTGCACACCACTCGCAATCGGGGTGGTGAGCTGCGTGGCATTCTGATGCCAGCTTAG
- a CDS encoding dipeptide epimerase, translating into MKLACQPFTVHKRVPLTISRGTTAQSTNLWLRLSAEGIEGWGEAAPFSIGTHRQTLEMLQDDMACLQGAIAHVHPANRQAIAAVAAELSLQSASRAALDVALWDWYGKAVGQPIWRLLGLDLDRIQPTSVTVGISSPTAAQQRSQDWLQQTSARALKIKLGSPEGIEADRAMFQAIYDHVPTDISLSVDANGGWTLNEAIAMAQWLGDRRVTHLEQPLPVSQNADLAVLKQQAPLPIFVDESCFDSADIPALANGVDGINIKLMKAGGLTEALRMIHTAQACGLQVMFGCYSDSSLANGAMAQLSPLANYLDLDSHLNLRDDPFTGLSLTHGRLIPPSNPGLGLDYAPHAR; encoded by the coding sequence ATGAAGCTTGCCTGCCAACCGTTTACCGTCCACAAACGAGTCCCGCTCACCATCAGTCGCGGCACCACGGCTCAGTCCACCAACCTCTGGCTCAGGCTCAGCGCTGAGGGCATCGAGGGTTGGGGCGAAGCGGCTCCGTTTTCCATCGGCACCCACCGCCAAACCCTGGAGATGCTCCAGGACGATATGGCTTGCCTGCAGGGGGCGATCGCCCACGTTCATCCCGCCAACCGCCAGGCCATTGCCGCCGTAGCGGCAGAGTTATCCCTTCAGTCCGCCAGCCGCGCGGCCCTGGATGTTGCGCTCTGGGACTGGTACGGCAAAGCCGTTGGGCAGCCGATCTGGCGACTGCTGGGGCTAGATCTGGACCGCATTCAGCCCACCTCGGTCACCGTCGGCATTTCGTCCCCGACGGCGGCCCAGCAGCGATCGCAGGATTGGCTACAGCAGACCTCCGCCCGCGCCCTGAAAATTAAGCTGGGCAGTCCTGAGGGTATTGAGGCTGATCGAGCCATGTTTCAGGCTATTTATGACCACGTTCCCACTGACATCAGCCTCAGTGTGGACGCCAACGGTGGCTGGACCCTAAACGAAGCCATCGCTATGGCCCAGTGGCTGGGCGATCGCCGCGTCACCCACCTCGAACAGCCCCTGCCGGTGAGTCAAAACGCCGATCTGGCCGTCCTCAAGCAGCAGGCTCCGCTGCCCATCTTTGTGGACGAAAGCTGCTTTGACAGTGCCGATATTCCTGCCCTGGCGAATGGGGTGGACGGCATTAACATTAAGCTAATGAAAGCGGGCGGCCTGACCGAGGCCCTGAGGATGATCCACACGGCCCAGGCCTGCGGTCTACAGGTCATGTTTGGCTGCTATTCCGATAGCAGCCTGGCCAACGGGGCCATGGCTCAGCTCTCGCCCCTGGCCAACTACCTCGACCTCGACAGCCACCTCAACCTCCGCGACGATCCCTTTACGGGCCTTTCCCTCACCCACGGGCGACTGATTCCCCCTAGCAACCCTGGACTTGGACTCGACTATGCACCTCACGCCCGATAG
- a CDS encoding DUF1611 domain-containing protein: protein MHLTPDSRIALLMHEGTQSTMGKTGLSMLRFSQSPIVAVIDYRAAGRSLVGLTGIDKPIPIVESLTEALTFTPDVLAIGIAPSGGKLPEAWFQEIEQAVKAGLSIVNGLHTPMAEHPALQPWLRPYQWIWDVRREPEGLTVGSGQASQLACKRILTVGTDMSVGKMSATLSLHHACLQRGLRSKVIATGQTNLMLGDDGVPLDAIRVDYASGAIEQQLMRHGPHHDFIFVEGQGSLLNPASTATLPLLRGTQPTHLVLVHRAGQRHIQNFPRVKIPDLPSVVALYEQVTAAAGAFYPARVVAIALNTGHLSASEAEAAVQETEAQTKLPCADIFRTGAEKLLAPILA from the coding sequence ATGCACCTCACGCCCGATAGCCGCATTGCCCTACTCATGCACGAAGGCACCCAGAGCACCATGGGCAAAACTGGGCTGTCTATGCTGCGATTCAGCCAGTCCCCCATCGTCGCGGTGATTGACTACCGGGCGGCGGGGCGATCGCTGGTGGGGCTGACCGGCATTGACAAACCCATTCCCATCGTCGAGTCCCTGACCGAGGCGCTCACTTTTACCCCCGATGTTCTGGCCATCGGCATCGCTCCCTCCGGCGGCAAGCTGCCCGAAGCCTGGTTTCAGGAAATCGAGCAGGCCGTCAAAGCCGGGCTCAGCATTGTCAACGGTCTGCATACCCCGATGGCCGAGCATCCAGCCCTCCAGCCCTGGCTCAGGCCCTACCAGTGGATTTGGGATGTGCGGCGGGAGCCAGAGGGGCTCACCGTCGGCAGCGGTCAGGCCAGCCAGCTAGCCTGCAAGCGCATTCTGACCGTGGGCACCGATATGTCGGTGGGCAAAATGTCCGCCACCCTGTCCCTGCACCACGCCTGCCTTCAGCGGGGGCTGCGCTCCAAGGTGATCGCCACCGGGCAGACCAACCTGATGCTGGGGGATGACGGTGTGCCCCTAGACGCGATTCGAGTCGACTACGCCTCTGGGGCGATCGAGCAGCAGCTTATGCGCCATGGCCCCCATCACGATTTTATTTTTGTCGAGGGGCAGGGGTCCCTGCTCAACCCTGCATCGACCGCAACTCTGCCCCTGCTGCGGGGCACCCAGCCCACCCATCTGGTGCTGGTGCATCGGGCTGGGCAGCGCCACATTCAAAACTTTCCAAGGGTGAAAATTCCCGACCTACCCAGCGTAGTGGCGCTCTACGAACAGGTCACCGCGGCGGCGGGAGCCTTCTACCCGGCCAGGGTGGTGGCAATCGCCCTCAACACCGGCCACCTCAGCGCCAGCGAAGCCGAAGCGGCTGTCCAGGAGACTGAGGCCCAAACAAAGTTGCCCTGTGCAGACATCTTCCGTACAGGGGCTGAAAAACTATTGGCACCGATTTTGGCTTAG
- the infA gene encoding translation initiation factor IF-1 produces the protein MSKQDLIEMEGTITESLPNAMFRVDLDNGFNVLAHISGKIRRNYIKILPGDRVKVELTPYDLTKGRITYRLRKK, from the coding sequence TTGTCTAAGCAAGACCTAATCGAAATGGAGGGAACCATTACCGAGTCGTTGCCGAACGCGATGTTCCGGGTTGACTTGGACAATGGCTTTAATGTGCTGGCCCACATTTCAGGTAAGATTCGCCGCAACTACATCAAAATTCTGCCGGGCGATCGCGTCAAGGTAGAGCTTACCCCTTACGACCTGACTAAGGGCCGCATCACCTATCGTTTGCGTAAGAAGTAG